The following coding sequences lie in one Cotesia glomerata isolate CgM1 linkage group LG5, MPM_Cglom_v2.3, whole genome shotgun sequence genomic window:
- the LOC123264659 gene encoding sesquipedalian-1-like — protein MKINEKNMMLFATSATPVDKEGWLNKRGELNKGFQKRWFVLKGNILFYFDRRGDKEPVGMIVLEGCTVELSEDEDQYSFKIIFHGPNNRSYVLGSESQESMEQWMKALACASYDYIKLMVAELQRQLDLAAKESLKGVSESELPKPPPRMRHNPFNRPEFHKRSQSVKSAPGRTENIPRNKVSFRELHNSYGRRVLADINDWRHLKKCADMPLISL, from the exons atgaagataaacgaaaaaaatatgatgTTATTTGCAACATCCGCTACACCTGTAGACAAGGAAGGCTGGTTAAACAAACGAGGAGAACTCAATAAAGGGTTTCAAAAGAGATGGTTTGTTTTAAAaggaaatatattattttacttcgATCGTCGGGGTGACAAAGAACCCGTAGGAATGATTGTTCTCGAAGGATGTACGGTTGAATTATCTGAAGATGAAGATCAatatagttttaaaataatatttcatggACCAAACAATCGAAGTTATGTTCTCGGATCCGAATCACAA gaATCAATGGAACAGTGGATGAAAGCACTAGCTTGCGCCAGTTATGACTATATAAAACTCATGGTAGCGGAACTTCAAAGACAATTGGACTTAGCTGCAAAAGAAAGCTTGAAAGGTGTCTCGGAATCTGAATTACCAAAACCGCCTCCAAGAATGCGACATAACCCGTTCAATAGACCTGAGTTTCATAAAAGATCTCAAAGTGTGAAATCAGCGCCCGGAAGAACAGAAAATATTCCTAGAAATAAAGTTTCATTTCGAGAACTACATAATTCCTATGGTCGACGAGTACTTGCCGATATAAACGATTGGAGACACCTGAAAAAGTGTGCGGATATGCCATTAATATCCCTTTAA